A genomic region of Methanomassiliicoccus sp. contains the following coding sequences:
- a CDS encoding NAD+ synthase: MRPQLKEHVCPAIMNFVRQKVEESGGSGVVIGLSGGIDSMTVSKICADALGPEKVLNIFMPSHASSDEDRRDAEDFCHRMGMELLVVDIEPVVRTFHSILPSSDRKELAGNIMARCRMIVLFHHAKVRGRVVMGTSNKSELLIGYFTKFGDGGSDFCPLGDLYKTEVRQLAELIKVPRNIIDKVPSAGLWEGQTDEGEMGMSYDDLDQILYGIERSLTSEEIAAETGLSMNKVERVWAMHRCSVHKRKTPLIPKLGIRTLGLDWRE; the protein is encoded by the coding sequence ATGAGGCCTCAGCTTAAAGAGCACGTTTGCCCAGCCATAATGAACTTCGTTCGTCAAAAGGTCGAGGAGAGTGGCGGCAGCGGTGTGGTCATAGGCCTCAGCGGAGGCATCGACTCCATGACCGTGTCCAAGATCTGCGCCGATGCCCTGGGGCCGGAGAAGGTGCTGAACATCTTCATGCCCTCCCACGCCTCCTCCGATGAGGACCGCAGGGACGCGGAGGACTTCTGCCACCGCATGGGGATGGAGCTTCTTGTGGTGGACATAGAGCCGGTGGTCCGTACGTTCCATTCCATACTGCCATCTTCAGATAGGAAGGAGCTCGCTGGCAATATCATGGCCCGATGCCGCATGATCGTGCTCTTCCACCATGCCAAGGTGCGCGGGAGGGTGGTGATGGGCACCAGTAACAAGAGCGAGCTGCTGATCGGGTACTTTACAAAGTTCGGCGACGGGGGCTCCGATTTCTGCCCCTTGGGAGATCTCTACAAAACGGAGGTACGGCAGCTCGCGGAGCTGATCAAGGTACCGCGCAATATCATCGATAAGGTCCCGTCCGCAGGACTGTGGGAAGGACAGACGGACGAGGGCGAGATGGGAATGAGCTACGATGATCTGGACCAGATACTGTACGGTATCGAGCGTTCACTCACCAGCGAGGAGATCGCGGCTGAGACCGGCCTGTCCATGAATAAGGTGGAAAGGGTGTGGGCCATGCATCGTTGCTCCGTCCATAAGCGGAAGACCCCGCTCATACCTAAGCTAGGGATCCGGACCCTCGGTCTGGACTGGAGAGAGTGA
- a CDS encoding flavodoxin family protein, producing MKVIGIIASPRKNGNTETLVQEVLGGAAENGNQVESYRLRDMDLKGCQACMYCKTHDHCRQDDELSNIMESMKSADAVVFGSPIYFWEFASQFRTFIDRLYMFFNPDFTVNLPMGKKAIVITSQGNQDVKTFDNVFVDFDKLLTTYGFNKAGAIHMIAGANPSAAREMLDLMEEARSLGRAL from the coding sequence ATGAAAGTTATCGGCATCATCGCGAGCCCCCGCAAGAACGGCAACACCGAGACCCTGGTCCAGGAGGTCCTCGGCGGCGCCGCGGAGAACGGCAACCAGGTAGAGAGCTATAGACTAAGGGATATGGACCTTAAGGGTTGCCAAGCCTGCATGTACTGCAAGACCCATGATCACTGCAGGCAAGACGACGAACTGTCCAACATCATGGAGTCGATGAAGAGCGCCGACGCGGTGGTTTTCGGCTCTCCCATTTACTTCTGGGAGTTCGCCAGCCAGTTCCGGACGTTCATCGACCGCCTGTACATGTTCTTCAACCCCGATTTCACGGTGAATCTGCCGATGGGAAAGAAGGCTATCGTCATCACCAGCCAGGGGAACCAGGATGTGAAGACGTTCGACAATGTGTTCGTGGACTTCGACAAGCTACTGACGACCTACGGATTCAACAAGGCCGGAGCTATACACATGATCGCCGGCGCGAACCCGTCCGCGGCCCGGGAGATGCTAGACCTCATGGAGGAGGCCCGGTCCCTGGGTAGGGCGCTCTGA
- a CDS encoding DUF4332 domain-containing protein produces the protein MAKMTEIKGIKPKCVELLSGAGIDTIEKFLEVAGPAKGRDDLAKKTGIKKEWLLEWANHADLFRIKGVGSEYADLLEAAGVDSCPELAQRKAPNLAKKMEELNGQMNLVKRTPAETMVEDWIVQAKKLPKVVFH, from the coding sequence ATGGCAAAGATGACCGAGATCAAAGGAATTAAACCAAAGTGCGTGGAGCTGCTTTCTGGAGCGGGCATCGATACCATCGAAAAATTCCTGGAGGTCGCCGGACCGGCGAAGGGAAGGGATGATCTCGCTAAGAAGACCGGCATCAAGAAGGAGTGGTTGCTCGAGTGGGCTAACCACGCTGATCTGTTCAGGATCAAGGGAGTAGGTTCTGAGTATGCGGACCTCCTGGAGGCCGCCGGAGTGGACAGCTGTCCCGAACTGGCGCAGAGGAAGGCCCCCAACCTCGCCAAGAAGATGGAAGAGCTCAACGGCCAGATGAACTTGGTCAAGAGGACCCCCGCCGAGACCATGGTAGAGGACTGGATCGTCCAGGCCAAGAAGCTGCCCAAGGTCGTCTTTCATTAA
- a CDS encoding MBL fold metallo-hydrolase gives MHITTLIDNSEGQAGLTNEWGLSLHLEANGRKILFDTGSTSAFASNAQKLNIDLRDVEAAVLSHGHYDHGGGLGAFFSANDDAPLYLRTTADGDHYYRMPFIRRYIGLDKNVLQANGGRLRWLSEDTEVAPGIHALTSIPITELRLYVEKKIMVKEGERLVPDAFKHELALVVKESDGISVMTGCGHLGVLNMVQAAKAKWPDEPIKAVIGGFHAVSNPITKGMASSPSGIEHMAERFKVLGCQRVISGHCTGKKASAILKKVLKDDHDVLATGKVFDI, from the coding sequence ATGCACATAACCACGCTCATCGACAACTCTGAAGGGCAGGCTGGTCTGACGAACGAGTGGGGTTTGTCGCTCCACCTAGAGGCCAACGGCAGGAAGATACTCTTCGATACTGGAAGTACGTCGGCCTTCGCTTCCAATGCGCAGAAGCTCAATATCGACCTCCGTGATGTCGAGGCAGCGGTCCTATCGCATGGTCACTATGATCACGGCGGAGGTCTAGGGGCATTCTTCTCGGCCAACGATGATGCGCCCCTCTACCTCAGGACGACCGCCGACGGGGACCATTACTACCGGATGCCGTTCATCAGGCGGTACATCGGTCTCGATAAGAACGTTCTCCAGGCCAATGGAGGGAGGCTGAGGTGGCTGAGCGAGGACACAGAGGTGGCTCCGGGCATCCACGCCCTGACCTCGATCCCCATCACTGAGCTTCGGCTCTATGTTGAGAAGAAGATCATGGTAAAAGAAGGGGAGAGGCTCGTTCCCGATGCGTTCAAGCATGAACTGGCACTTGTCGTTAAGGAGTCTGACGGCATCTCCGTCATGACTGGCTGCGGCCACCTGGGGGTCCTGAACATGGTCCAAGCGGCCAAAGCCAAGTGGCCGGATGAGCCCATCAAGGCGGTGATAGGGGGATTCCACGCCGTCAGCAACCCCATCACCAAGGGAATGGCCAGTTCCCCGTCGGGAATAGAACATATGGCAGAAAGGTTCAAGGTGCTGGGATGTCAACGAGTGATAAGCGGGCACTGCACCGGTAAGAAGGCCTCTGCCATCTTGAAGAAGGTGTTGAAGGATGATCATGATGTTCTGGCAACAGGAAAGGTCTTCGATATTTGA
- a CDS encoding MarR family transcriptional regulator — translation MRDRDLFISPKKMRSFMDAHVNKILKDKDFKASQIPFIMEIGNNEGISMKDLCTLTGADKGLTTRVVKTLIENGFVENKSERNRTYELNLTDKGREAYLFSEAAMEKILGQLLECLDDKDKEDLRRVSAKLDKRLDELYRY, via the coding sequence ATGAGAGACAGGGACCTGTTCATCTCCCCCAAGAAGATGAGATCCTTCATGGATGCCCATGTAAACAAGATACTGAAGGACAAGGATTTCAAGGCATCCCAGATACCATTCATAATGGAGATCGGTAACAACGAAGGCATTTCCATGAAGGACCTGTGCACGCTCACGGGTGCCGATAAGGGCTTGACGACAAGGGTGGTGAAAACTCTGATCGAGAACGGCTTTGTGGAGAACAAGAGCGAGCGCAACAGGACCTATGAATTGAACCTTACGGACAAGGGAAGGGAGGCCTACCTTTTTTCCGAAGCGGCTATGGAAAAGATACTTGGTCAACTCCTGGAGTGCCTGGACGACAAGGACAAGGAGGACCTTCGAAGAGTATCCGCTAAACTGGATAAAAGATTGGACGAACTCTATAGATACTGA
- a CDS encoding MFS transporter has translation MLAACLDGTIVSTCGTIIAEDLGGLSLYSWMFTAYMLCETIAIPIGGKLSDLYGRKPFFLLGMAMFLGGSIAAGLSNSMEMFIICRAVQGAGGGILIPVATAAIADLYSPVERGKMQGIMGAVFGLGTALGPVIGGFITDYISWHWVFYLNVPLAAMALFFTSRQFPSIEVVHRKKIDYTGMSILGLFLLDILLFFSWAGNDFDWISTESGIMVAAAAALLGLFVLVEFRAEDPVIAPRLFKNRTFVCGAFSMLVFGLALTGALAYLSMFSIFIFGLTSREAGYLTIAMVAGLMITAMSSGRYVQRTGYRPWVIAGPIIACTAMMLMSTLGLGDSVWLLAAYMFLLGLGLGCVMSVLMVAVQNSARPEEMGMTTSSVNLFRAIGGTVATGVFSFLINLRLDDELRRNLAEGVYSIVPHNTDVLAYLSLMPEYAAQILTSFANSMDFAFMVGGALVLLIVLVAPFLKGYLVNPEQEELKTKTIVEVKDLRGSKKESQ, from the coding sequence ATGCTGGCCGCGTGCTTGGACGGAACCATCGTGTCCACATGCGGCACGATCATCGCCGAGGACCTGGGCGGCCTCAGCCTTTACAGCTGGATGTTCACGGCCTACATGCTGTGTGAGACCATCGCCATTCCCATCGGCGGAAAGTTATCTGACCTCTATGGCAGGAAGCCGTTCTTCCTGCTGGGAATGGCCATGTTCCTAGGTGGCTCCATAGCTGCAGGATTATCCAACAGCATGGAGATGTTCATCATATGCCGGGCCGTACAAGGTGCTGGTGGCGGTATCTTAATTCCCGTTGCCACCGCTGCCATAGCCGACCTATACTCCCCTGTAGAGAGGGGCAAGATGCAAGGCATAATGGGAGCTGTCTTCGGTCTCGGTACTGCCCTAGGCCCGGTCATCGGTGGCTTCATCACAGACTATATCAGCTGGCACTGGGTGTTCTATCTCAACGTTCCTCTCGCGGCCATGGCCCTGTTCTTCACCTCCAGGCAGTTCCCCTCCATAGAGGTCGTTCACCGCAAAAAGATCGATTACACAGGCATGTCCATCCTGGGGCTGTTCCTCCTGGACATTCTGCTGTTCTTCTCCTGGGCAGGTAACGATTTCGACTGGATCAGCACGGAATCGGGCATAATGGTGGCGGCCGCAGCGGCCCTGCTGGGGCTTTTCGTCCTCGTGGAGTTCAGGGCTGAGGACCCTGTGATCGCCCCGCGCCTGTTCAAGAACAGGACGTTCGTGTGCGGCGCCTTCAGCATGCTCGTGTTCGGTCTCGCCTTGACCGGCGCCCTGGCCTACCTTTCGATGTTCAGCATATTCATCTTCGGTCTGACGTCACGGGAGGCAGGTTACCTGACGATCGCCATGGTCGCAGGACTTATGATCACAGCGATGTCCAGCGGAAGATACGTACAAAGGACCGGGTACAGGCCATGGGTCATCGCCGGTCCGATCATCGCTTGCACGGCCATGATGCTCATGTCCACCCTCGGTCTGGGGGACAGCGTGTGGCTGCTCGCCGCCTACATGTTCCTTCTTGGCCTCGGCCTTGGCTGTGTGATGTCCGTCCTCATGGTGGCGGTCCAGAACAGTGCCAGACCTGAGGAGATGGGTATGACGACTTCGAGCGTCAACCTCTTCCGGGCGATCGGAGGAACGGTGGCCACCGGCGTGTTCTCCTTCCTCATCAACCTTAGATTGGATGATGAGCTGAGGCGGAATCTCGCCGAAGGGGTCTACTCCATCGTACCTCATAACACCGACGTGCTCGCTTACCTGTCGCTGATGCCGGAATACGCAGCCCAGATCCTGACGTCGTTCGCCAATAGCATGGATTTCGCCTTCATGGTGGGCGGGGCATTAGTGCTGCTGATAGTCCTGGTAGCGCCGTTCCTGAAGGGTTACCTGGTGAATCCTGAACAGGAGGAGCTGAAGACCAAAACGATCGTGGAAGTGAAGGACCTCCGCGGGTCGAAGAAGGAATCCCAGTAA
- a CDS encoding fibronectin type III domain-containing protein, producing the protein MKKKRGACSSVAKVAVLMVSFAMAVVMFAAGTGVATVTLDAEQQQVSEGASFWIYTMAVDPRDRPHILYHDSSNIYHSVKEGGTWRSSMVDSIWESFDLALGPDDGLNLCYLRYNYMDDDVELVYSTNTGGTWGSEVLATGWDIISPQIAVDGHGNAHICHHTASGDLVYRTNSGGSWTDSTLVDEVDTNNGQIFIRGEDVVGILYSDDTNGLLKSATKDGGSWSTQTIDEGASSYSLALTPGDHDNVHLCYMVSGNMFKYATTKGGQWYSEVIPGSGMASNYQIAAGPDDKAHVVYVDDVDGDLKYTTNAEGTWSTHLIDQSGDVGNCQIAVGSSGDVHIGFNYPYGDLMYATNSDGAWTTHVVEHTEIGVLSSGPLIIGPKGMVHIAYQRSMTNEIFYGSFTPSVITRPGLPENVTVTPQQGYANITWSPPANNGSADIVAYKLYRGPNLTSMMTLAIVEGTSFMDAGTIEGTTYYYQVSAVNREGEGERSSIVNITLMNTPSAPTNLTLSNEDDHILLHWEPPTDDGGSPVTGYNIFRGVNDSALDLLTTVDNTSFEDFQVLEGVTYYYAVVATNDLGAGSTSEAVNGAIIVNAPSQTEGLLPLAGMAIAGVVAVTGVLLWRRGRSKG; encoded by the coding sequence ATGAAGAAGAAAAGAGGGGCGTGCTCCTCGGTGGCAAAGGTCGCGGTCCTGATGGTCTCGTTTGCCATGGCCGTGGTCATGTTCGCAGCCGGCACTGGCGTGGCTACGGTAACGTTGGACGCCGAACAGCAACAGGTTAGCGAGGGGGCAAGCTTCTGGATATACACCATGGCCGTGGATCCCCGGGATCGGCCGCACATATTGTATCATGATTCCAGCAACATCTATCACTCGGTCAAAGAGGGAGGTACATGGCGTTCAAGCATGGTCGACTCCATATGGGAGAGCTTCGACCTCGCCTTGGGACCGGACGACGGCCTGAACCTCTGCTACCTACGCTACAACTACATGGATGATGATGTCGAGCTCGTTTACTCCACGAATACAGGGGGCACATGGGGAAGCGAGGTGTTGGCGACCGGATGGGATATAATCTCTCCTCAGATCGCGGTCGATGGCCATGGCAACGCCCATATATGCCATCACACGGCGTCAGGCGACCTCGTCTATCGGACCAACTCCGGAGGTTCCTGGACGGACTCCACCTTGGTGGACGAGGTGGACACCAACAATGGTCAAATATTCATTAGGGGCGAGGATGTGGTGGGAATATTATATTCCGACGATACTAATGGACTTCTTAAGAGCGCTACCAAAGATGGGGGCAGTTGGAGCACACAGACCATCGACGAAGGTGCTTCTAGTTATTCCCTCGCACTAACGCCAGGCGACCATGATAACGTCCATCTCTGCTACATGGTATCGGGCAATATGTTCAAATACGCCACCACCAAGGGCGGCCAGTGGTACAGCGAGGTCATCCCCGGTTCGGGAATGGCCAGTAACTACCAGATAGCCGCGGGACCTGACGATAAGGCCCACGTGGTCTACGTTGACGATGTGGATGGTGACCTGAAGTATACCACCAACGCAGAGGGCACATGGAGCACCCATTTGATCGATCAGAGCGGTGACGTGGGCAACTGTCAGATTGCCGTGGGCTCGTCCGGGGACGTGCACATCGGTTTCAATTATCCGTATGGGGACCTAATGTATGCGACCAACTCCGATGGTGCTTGGACCACCCATGTGGTGGAGCACACTGAGATCGGGGTCCTTAGTAGCGGTCCGCTCATCATCGGCCCGAAGGGCATGGTGCACATCGCCTATCAACGGTCAATGACGAACGAGATATTCTACGGCAGCTTCACGCCGTCGGTCATCACCCGGCCCGGCCTCCCCGAGAACGTAACGGTCACCCCTCAGCAGGGATATGCCAACATCACTTGGTCTCCGCCGGCTAACAATGGAAGTGCGGACATAGTCGCCTACAAACTCTACCGAGGGCCGAACCTAACATCGATGATGACCTTGGCGATCGTGGAGGGTACCTCCTTCATGGACGCGGGCACGATAGAGGGCACGACCTATTACTATCAGGTGAGCGCCGTCAATAGGGAAGGGGAAGGGGAGAGGAGCTCCATCGTGAACATCACCTTAATGAACACTCCCTCAGCGCCGACCAACCTGACCTTGAGCAACGAGGACGATCATATCCTGCTGCATTGGGAGCCCCCTACCGATGACGGAGGCTCTCCGGTCACCGGGTACAATATATTCCGCGGCGTGAACGATTCCGCCCTGGATCTGCTCACCACTGTGGACAACACATCGTTTGAGGACTTCCAGGTCCTGGAGGGAGTCACCTATTACTACGCCGTCGTGGCCACCAACGACCTGGGCGCTGGCTCGACCTCTGAGGCGGTCAATGGTGCCATTATTGTGAATGCCCCCTCGCAAACAGAGGGCCTACTGCCTCTAGCGGGTATGGCCATCGCCGGTGTGGTCGCGGTGACCGGGGTGCTCCTGTGGAGGAGAGGGAGATCCAAAGGGTGA
- a CDS encoding flavodoxin family protein, with product MKVIGIMASPRKGGNVDTLVQEVLDGALLAGHQVEKFGLNEMKYSGCQACMFCKKSGRCRQHDDLVTLMYAMEGADAVVFGSPIYYFQFCSQFRTFIDRLYMFLDADFKVRLAPGKKAVVITSQGNPDANMFDPVFNEFDMVLKMYGFQIKGEIHLDDGENPSTARMRTELLKEARSLGASL from the coding sequence ATGAAGGTGATCGGTATCATGGCAAGCCCTCGCAAGGGCGGTAATGTGGACACGCTTGTGCAGGAAGTGCTCGACGGGGCCTTGTTGGCAGGACACCAGGTAGAGAAGTTCGGCCTGAACGAGATGAAATATTCCGGATGCCAGGCATGCATGTTCTGCAAGAAGAGCGGCCGATGTAGGCAGCATGATGATCTCGTCACCCTCATGTATGCCATGGAGGGGGCGGATGCCGTCGTGTTCGGGTCCCCGATATACTACTTCCAGTTCTGCAGTCAATTCCGCACTTTCATCGATAGGCTGTACATGTTCCTAGACGCTGATTTCAAGGTCCGCCTGGCGCCTGGAAAGAAGGCCGTGGTGATCACCAGCCAAGGGAATCCGGATGCCAATATGTTCGACCCGGTCTTCAACGAGTTCGACATGGTGTTGAAGATGTACGGCTTTCAGATCAAAGGAGAGATCCACCTGGATGATGGTGAGAACCCATCAACAGCGAGAATGCGAACCGAACTGCTGAAGGAGGCTAGGTCATTGGGTGCGAGCCTGTGA
- a CDS encoding HAMP domain-containing histidine kinase, giving the protein MEVEYALVDELMPSGTRAKTIGLYANGAVVHNIEYDLATTPCENVMDKKLCVFNCGVQALFPDDDLLVQMNVDSYMGIPLWDSKGKPIGLIAIMGNKPIEDIELAKNVLQIVALRTAHEIERQRDDEALAEYYSQLEETVIERTKDLKDANQRLEKANFEIMSINDKLYTMVGITYHDITNQLMVLNGSLALISNRPLDEKVKESISRMDRSVNIISRTLELSKDYARVAVKEPEWQQLTPILEKLNNPRIPIRADVKGLSILADPLLPKVFFNLMDNAEKHGTGVDRITVNHCSEGNVLKIIWEDNGKGISADKKGSIFERNPTDERVHGLYLIRKILNVTGIGMEEDGIYGKGARFTISVPPGAYRSS; this is encoded by the coding sequence TTGGAGGTAGAATACGCTCTCGTCGATGAGCTCATGCCCTCAGGAACGAGGGCCAAGACCATCGGACTTTACGCCAACGGGGCGGTCGTTCACAACATCGAGTATGATCTGGCGACCACTCCCTGCGAGAATGTGATGGATAAGAAGCTCTGCGTTTTCAATTGCGGCGTTCAGGCGCTCTTTCCCGATGATGACTTGCTGGTCCAGATGAACGTGGACTCATACATGGGCATTCCTCTCTGGGACTCCAAAGGGAAGCCCATAGGCCTGATCGCCATCATGGGGAACAAACCGATCGAGGACATTGAGCTTGCGAAGAACGTATTGCAGATCGTGGCCCTGAGGACCGCCCACGAGATAGAGAGACAGCGTGACGATGAGGCCTTGGCGGAGTACTACAGCCAGCTAGAAGAGACCGTGATCGAACGGACCAAGGACCTTAAGGACGCCAATCAGCGGTTGGAGAAGGCCAACTTCGAGATAATGTCCATCAATGACAAGCTCTACACCATGGTAGGCATCACTTACCATGATATTACAAACCAGCTAATGGTCCTGAACGGCTCCTTAGCATTGATAAGTAATCGACCTTTGGATGAAAAGGTCAAGGAATCGATATCGAGAATGGATCGTTCGGTCAATATCATTTCTAGAACCCTCGAGCTATCCAAGGACTATGCTCGGGTTGCCGTGAAGGAACCGGAATGGCAACAGCTAACTCCAATATTGGAGAAGTTGAACAATCCCCGCATACCTATCAGGGCCGATGTTAAGGGGCTGTCCATCCTTGCTGACCCCCTCCTTCCCAAAGTGTTCTTCAACTTAATGGACAATGCTGAGAAGCACGGAACCGGCGTAGACCGGATCACCGTTAACCATTGTTCGGAAGGGAATGTCCTCAAAATCATCTGGGAGGACAATGGTAAGGGGATATCCGCAGACAAGAAGGGATCCATATTCGAGCGCAATCCGACGGATGAGCGGGTCCATGGACTCTACCTCATACGAAAAATTTTGAATGTGACGGGCATCGGAATGGAGGAGGACGGGATCTACGGTAAAGGTGCGCGCTTCACCATAAGCGTCCCCCCTGGCGCATATCGATCATCTTAA
- a CDS encoding DUF4352 domain-containing protein, producing MAISKKVLLIIGVFAAAAIIIVAAASLNGKEREVIDVKEGSDDQGNTETIDVPDKTTTTVHQASNLQMSTVVNEIISVNGSESSPLEIKADPFEGNRYVILNVSVTNHLEEELSIISDSWNLYTSDDLMNTITANVASDIPDVIPAGGTVTFHMPFEIVADAAPTMLEYWGADPLIVDLV from the coding sequence ATGGCGATATCCAAAAAGGTTCTCCTGATCATAGGGGTTTTTGCTGCTGCGGCGATTATCATCGTGGCTGCGGCGAGTTTGAATGGGAAAGAGAGAGAAGTCATTGATGTCAAGGAGGGTTCTGACGATCAAGGAAATACCGAGACCATCGATGTACCAGATAAAACGACAACGACGGTGCACCAAGCATCCAACTTACAGATGTCCACAGTCGTCAACGAGATCATTTCTGTGAACGGATCGGAAAGCTCGCCTCTGGAGATCAAAGCGGACCCTTTCGAGGGGAACCGGTATGTGATCTTGAACGTGAGTGTTACGAACCATCTCGAGGAAGAGCTCAGCATCATATCCGATAGCTGGAACCTTTACACCTCCGACGATCTGATGAACACCATCACTGCCAATGTCGCGAGCGATATTCCGGACGTCATACCTGCCGGGGGAACAGTAACCTTCCACATGCCCTTCGAGATCGTCGCAGATGCCGCCCCCACCATGCTAGAATACTGGGGGGCGGACCCTCTCATAGTAGATCTGGTCTGA